A window of Equus caballus isolate H_3958 breed thoroughbred chromosome 10, TB-T2T, whole genome shotgun sequence contains these coding sequences:
- the CCDC97 gene encoding coiled-coil domain-containing protein 97 produces the protein MEAVAAAAAAAREPDEDCTEPNPGHWGELSCTSVPSRPQDKVEAAEGMPRTLDDDPPGAENPAVNAMLRAVAASRLPVCSQQQGEPDLTEREKVAILGQLYHEKPLVFLERFRTGLREEHLACFGHLRGDHRADFYCAEVARQGTARPRTLRTRLRNRRYAALRELIQGGEYFSDEQMRFRAPLLYEQYIGQYLTQEELSARAPAHQPPKPGSPGTPACPLSDLLLQSYQERELQQRLLQQQEEEEACLEEEEEEEDSDEEDQRPGKDSEAWVPDSEERLILREEFTSRMHQRFLDGKDGDFDYSTVDDNPDFDNLDIVARDEEERYFDEEEPEDAPSPELDGD, from the exons acTGCACGGAGCCCAATCCTGGGCACTGGGGAGAGCTGAGCTGTACGTCGGTCCCATCGAGACCCCAGGACAAGGTGGAAGCAGCAGAGGGAATGCCCAGGACCCTGGACGATGATCCTCCTGGGGCCGAGAACCCAGCGGTGAATGCCATGCTGCGCGCCGTGGCTGCCAGCCGCCTGCCCGTGTGCAGCCAGCAGCAGGGTGAGCCTGACCTGACCGAGCGGGAGAAGGTAGCCATCCTGGGCCAGCTGTACCATGAGAAGCCGCTGGTGTTCCTGGAGCGCTTCCGCACGGGCCTCCGCGAGGAGCACCTGGCCTGCTTTGGCCACCTGCGTGGTGACCACCGAGCAGACTTCTACTGTGCCGAGGTGGCCCGGCAGGGCACTGCCCGACCCCGCACTCTACGCACCCGTCTGCGTAACCGGCGCTATGCTGCCCTGCGAGAGCTCATCCAAG GGGGCGAGTACTTCAGCGACGAGCAGATGCGGTTCCGGGCCCCACTGCTGTACGAGCAGTATATTGGGCAATACCTAACCCAGGAGGAGCTCAGTGCCCGTGCCCCAGCCCACCAGCCGCCCAAGCCCGGCTCCCCCGGCACACCCGCCTGCCCGCTCTCCGACCTGCTGCTCCAGTCCTACCAGGAGCGGGAGCTGCAGCAGCGGCTGctccagcagcaggaggaggaggaggcctgcttggaggaggaggaggaggaggaggacagtgaCGAGGAAG ACCAGAGGCCCGGCAAAGATTCGGAGGCCTGGGTCCCCGACTCGGAAGAGAGGCTGATCCTGCGGGAAGAGTTCACCAGCCGGATGCACCAGCGCTTCCTGGACGGGAAGGACGGGGACTTTGATTACAG cACCGTGGATGACAACCCTGACTTCGACAACCTGGACATTGTGGCTCGGGATGAAGAGGAGAGGTACTTCGATGAGGAGGAGCCTGAGGATGCGCCCAGCCCAGAGCTGGACGGGGACTGA